One Bifidobacterium angulatum DSM 20098 = JCM 7096 DNA window includes the following coding sequences:
- a CDS encoding cysteine ABC transporter substrate-binding protein → MKFTIKPLKAVIAASAALIMGASLAACGPSAASPSDASSSDNTTASSSAKARTLDEIKKSGELKVAVFSDKAPFGYVDKDGKNAGYDIVFAERLAKDLGVKVKYTSVDPAARVDVLTSNKVDITLANFTVTDERKEKVDFAKPYMKVALGVVSPENAEITDVSQLKGKTLIIAKGTTAETYFEKNQPDVKLQKYDQYADAYNALLDGRGDAFSTDNTEVLAWAKSNKGFKVGITKLGDEDTIAPAVQKGNKELLNWLNDEIVKLGKENFFHKDYEETLKPVYGSDVDPDDIVVEGGKL, encoded by the coding sequence ATGAAATTCACCATCAAACCGCTGAAAGCCGTTATCGCCGCATCCGCAGCGCTGATTATGGGTGCCTCCCTTGCTGCGTGCGGTCCGTCCGCGGCATCGCCGTCCGACGCGTCGTCGTCCGACAACACCACGGCATCCTCCAGCGCCAAGGCCCGTACCCTTGACGAGATCAAGAAGTCCGGCGAACTCAAGGTCGCCGTGTTCTCCGACAAGGCGCCGTTCGGCTACGTCGACAAGGACGGCAAGAACGCCGGCTATGACATCGTCTTCGCCGAGCGTCTCGCCAAGGATCTGGGCGTGAAGGTCAAGTACACCTCCGTCGATCCGGCCGCCCGTGTGGACGTGCTCACCTCCAACAAGGTGGACATCACCCTGGCCAACTTCACCGTGACCGACGAGCGCAAGGAGAAGGTCGACTTCGCCAAGCCATACATGAAGGTCGCGTTGGGCGTCGTGTCCCCGGAGAACGCCGAAATTACCGATGTGAGCCAGCTCAAGGGCAAGACCCTGATCATCGCCAAGGGCACCACCGCCGAAACCTACTTCGAGAAGAACCAGCCTGACGTGAAGCTGCAGAAGTACGACCAGTACGCCGACGCCTACAACGCACTGCTCGACGGCCGCGGCGACGCCTTCTCCACCGACAACACCGAGGTGCTGGCCTGGGCCAAGTCCAACAAGGGCTTCAAGGTGGGCATCACCAAGCTGGGCGATGAGGACACCATCGCTCCGGCTGTGCAGAAGGGCAACAAGGAACTGCTCAACTGGCTGAACGACGAGATCGTGAAGCTCGGCAAGGAGAACTTCTTCCACAAGGATTACGAGGAGACCCTGAAGCCGGTGTACGGTTCCGATGTCGATCCGGATGACATTGTGGTCGAGGGCGGCAAGCTCTGA
- a CDS encoding ketopantoate reductase family protein, producing the protein MKYAVIGAGGMGIQYGVLLQEFAHKDVDFIDTWKPNVEKIREQGGAYVSQDGEDRHLVPINVYYPEEYTGQPDVWIVFLKQMQLDGVLKRCAHLFNDKQVVFSAMNGYGHFEKLNEYFVKDRIYGGTALIGAYVYGPGDFNFTGGAHAKAMNLCAYADTVTDTVAAAEQELFEDFKAATLNPTIVDNFIGMCMAKIVFNSVLNTLCTMYQIRFGEFHAHPDARWLTEQLVDEAYSAAEAAGYKLLDTRETEVATILHTAGVAHPLHYPSMYQDLTKGRPTEVDYINGYIAKVGREHGYVCKLHEFLTREVHLAEHAFALHHPDIVAQARADAEASK; encoded by the coding sequence ATGAAGTATGCGGTGATTGGCGCTGGCGGCATGGGCATCCAGTACGGCGTGCTGTTGCAGGAATTCGCGCACAAGGACGTCGATTTCATCGACACCTGGAAGCCGAACGTCGAGAAGATCCGCGAACAGGGTGGTGCCTACGTGTCCCAGGACGGCGAAGACCGCCACCTGGTGCCGATCAACGTGTACTATCCGGAGGAATACACCGGCCAGCCGGATGTGTGGATCGTATTCTTGAAGCAGATGCAGCTCGACGGCGTGCTCAAGCGCTGCGCCCACCTGTTCAACGACAAGCAGGTCGTGTTCTCCGCCATGAACGGCTACGGGCATTTCGAAAAGCTCAACGAATACTTCGTCAAAGACCGCATCTACGGCGGCACCGCGCTGATCGGCGCCTACGTGTACGGGCCGGGCGACTTCAACTTCACCGGTGGCGCGCACGCCAAGGCCATGAACCTGTGCGCCTACGCCGACACCGTGACCGACACCGTGGCCGCAGCGGAACAGGAATTGTTCGAGGATTTCAAAGCCGCCACGCTGAACCCCACCATCGTGGACAACTTCATCGGCATGTGCATGGCGAAGATCGTGTTCAACTCCGTGCTCAACACGCTGTGCACCATGTACCAGATCCGATTCGGCGAATTCCATGCACACCCCGACGCGCGATGGCTCACCGAACAATTGGTGGACGAAGCCTACAGCGCGGCAGAGGCAGCCGGATACAAGCTGCTCGACACCCGTGAGACGGAAGTCGCAACCATTCTGCACACCGCCGGAGTCGCGCATCCGCTGCACTACCCGTCCATGTACCAGGATCTGACCAAAGGCCGCCCAACGGAAGTCGACTACATCAACGGCTATATCGCCAAGGTAGGCCGGGAACACGGCTACGTGTGCAAACTGCACGAATTCCTGACCCGCGAGGTTCACCTGGCGGAACACGCATTCGCCCTTCACCATCCCGACATCGTCGCCCAAGCCAGGGCCGACGCCGAAGCCAGCAAATAA